Proteins from one Ammospiza nelsoni isolate bAmmNel1 chromosome 34, bAmmNel1.pri, whole genome shotgun sequence genomic window:
- the LOC132085957 gene encoding olfactory receptor 14J1-like → MSNSSSISHFLLLALADTRQLQLLHFCLLLGISLAALLGNGLIISAVACSHHLHTPMFFFLLNLALSDLGMICTTVPKGMHNSLWDTRNISYSGCAAQVFFFVFFISAELSLLTIMCYDRYVSICKPLHYGTLLASRACAHMAAAAWASAFLNALMHTANTFSLPLCQGNALGQFFCEIPQILKFSCSQSYLRELGLIAFSVCLVFGCFVFIVFSYVQIFRAVLRIPSKQGRHKAFSTCLPHLAVVSLFVSTSAFAYLKPPSISSPSLNLALSVLYAVMPPALNPLIYSLRNQELKAAVWTLMTAWFQKHLTVGQFLQTTCNKTHF, encoded by the coding sequence atgtccaacagcagctccatcagccacttcctcctgctggcattggcagacacacggcagctgcagctcctgcacttctgcctcttgctgggcatctccctggctgccctcctgggcaatggcctcatcatcagcgccgtagcctgcagccaccacctgcacacgcccatgttcttcttcctgctcaacctggccctcagcgacctgggcatgatctgcaccactgtccccaaaggcatgcacaattccctctgggacaccaggaacatctcctactcaggatgtgctgcacaggtctttttctttgtgttcttcatctcagcagagctttcacttctgaccatcatgtgctatgaccgctacgtgtccatctgcaaacccctgcactacgggaccctcctggcaagcagagcttgtgcccacatggcagcagctgcctgggccagtgcctttctcaatgCTCTCATGCACAcggccaatacattttccctgcccctgtgccagggcaatgccctgggccagttcttctgtgaaatcccacagatTCTCAAGTTCTCCTGCTCCCAATCCTACCTCAGGGAACTTGGGCTCATTGCATTTAGTGTCTGTTTGgtatttggttgttttgtgttcattgttttctcctatgtgcagatcttcagggctgtgctgaggatcccctcgaagcagggacggcacaaagccttttccacctgcctccctcacttGGCTGTTGTTTCCCTCTTTGTCAGCACTTCAGCATTTGCTTAcctgaagcccccctccatctcctccccatcccttaatctggccctgtcagttctgtacgCAGTgatgcctccagccctgaaccccctcatctacagcctgaggaatcaggagctcaaggctgcagtgtggacaCTGATGACTGCATGGTTTCAGAAACATTTAACTGTTGGTCAATTTCTGCAAACCACTTGTAATAAAACTCATTTTTGA